The proteins below are encoded in one region of Nakamurella flava:
- a CDS encoding aldo/keto reductase: MQIRPVGRSGLSVSTLGLGTMTWGRDTDSDAAAEQLEAFVGAGGTFVDTANVYGDGAAETILGTLVPRVVPRSAVTLATTTVGVGAGRGRLLAALDESLTRLQTDHVDLWQVHGHDDTVPLSETAETLRTAVDSGRARYVGLSGMAGWQIAALAGWLAGRHGGAVPLVAVENEYSLVERSPEGTVLPAAGSFGLGLLGWAPLGRGVLTGKYRHGTPADSRGASPQFSRYVGRYRGDRAARIVEAVSTAADGLGTSPLAVACAWVRDRPGVAGVVVGARDRAQLLGSLAASDLVLPATIRAALDDVSDVDLADASTVPAVDPATGATPPAGAPEPAG, translated from the coding sequence ATGCAGATCCGTCCGGTCGGCCGTAGCGGCCTGTCCGTCTCCACCCTGGGCCTGGGCACGATGACCTGGGGTCGGGACACCGATTCCGACGCCGCCGCGGAGCAGTTGGAGGCGTTCGTCGGCGCCGGCGGGACGTTCGTCGACACCGCCAACGTGTACGGCGACGGCGCGGCCGAGACCATCCTCGGCACCCTGGTCCCCCGGGTCGTGCCGCGGTCCGCGGTCACCCTGGCCACCACGACGGTGGGGGTCGGCGCGGGGCGGGGTCGGTTGCTGGCCGCACTGGACGAGTCGCTCACCCGGTTGCAGACCGATCACGTCGATCTCTGGCAGGTCCACGGGCACGACGACACGGTGCCGTTGTCGGAGACGGCCGAGACCCTGCGCACCGCCGTGGATTCCGGGCGCGCGCGCTACGTGGGCCTGTCCGGCATGGCCGGTTGGCAGATCGCCGCGCTCGCCGGGTGGTTGGCCGGTCGGCACGGGGGCGCGGTCCCCCTGGTCGCGGTGGAGAACGAGTACTCGCTGGTCGAACGGTCCCCGGAGGGCACCGTCCTGCCCGCGGCCGGTTCCTTCGGTCTCGGGCTGCTGGGCTGGGCACCGTTGGGACGGGGGGTGTTGACCGGCAAGTACCGGCACGGCACGCCGGCCGATTCGCGGGGCGCCTCACCGCAGTTCAGCCGGTATGTGGGCCGGTATCGCGGTGACCGGGCCGCCCGTATCGTCGAGGCGGTGTCGACCGCGGCCGACGGGTTGGGGACCTCGCCTCTGGCGGTCGCCTGTGCCTGGGTGCGGGATCGGCCGGGAGTGGCCGGAGTGGTCGTCGGCGCCCGGGACCGCGCCCAGTTGCTCGGCTCGCTCGCCGCTTCCGATCTGGTCCTGCCGGCCACGATCCGGGCGGCCCTGGACGACGTGTCGGACGTCGACCTCGCCGACGCCTCCACCGTCCCGGCCGTCGACCCGGCCACCGGGGCGACCCCGCCGGCCGGCGCACCGGAACCGGCCGGGTGA
- a CDS encoding ABC transporter substrate-binding protein yields the protein MPDQSSLPAPSPLTRRRFLGVSGGLASTLLLAACGSNTGREAATTAGSGGSGASGSKPTLAQWYHQYGETGTQQAAEGYAAAYPDATVSVQWTPGDYESKLSSSLVAGNGPDVFEWGNGPSIDQIQGGQVAALDDLLGDAKSDFTSSLLQRMSYDGKLYGIPQVIDMQLLVYRPSLLQAAGVQPPETFDDLVSAAAKLTTGGVKGLFVGNDGGGGVLTGPTLWSVGADYLTSDNKVGFDQPAVAEAFGRLHGLFTSGSLLLGAPTDWSDPSAITQGLTAMQWTGLWTLPTLAKELGDDFAVTAWPKYSSSVGAPSVPIGAYGSVVNAKGANVDAAKAYVKWLWVDNTADQLDWAQSFGFHIPARQSVAAQADKLKTGVAADAVALVQNSGHAQSPLLWTPASGTAMSDAVSRIIKDGADPAEQLGQVATTVQSELQRVAG from the coding sequence ATGCCCGATCAGTCGTCCCTCCCCGCGCCGTCCCCGTTGACCCGCCGCCGCTTCCTCGGCGTTTCCGGGGGCCTGGCCTCCACTCTGCTGCTGGCCGCCTGCGGTTCCAACACCGGCCGGGAGGCCGCCACCACCGCCGGATCCGGCGGGTCGGGCGCTTCAGGGTCCAAGCCCACGCTGGCGCAGTGGTACCACCAGTACGGAGAGACCGGCACCCAGCAGGCGGCCGAGGGGTACGCCGCGGCCTACCCGGACGCCACGGTCAGCGTGCAGTGGACCCCGGGGGACTACGAGAGCAAGCTGTCGTCCTCGCTGGTCGCCGGGAACGGTCCGGACGTGTTCGAGTGGGGCAACGGCCCCTCGATCGACCAGATCCAGGGCGGCCAGGTCGCCGCCCTCGACGACCTGCTCGGCGACGCGAAGTCCGACTTCACGTCATCACTGCTGCAACGCATGTCGTACGACGGCAAGCTCTACGGCATCCCGCAGGTCATCGACATGCAGCTGCTGGTCTACCGGCCCAGCCTGCTGCAGGCGGCGGGCGTCCAGCCGCCGGAGACGTTCGACGACCTCGTCAGCGCCGCCGCCAAGCTCACCACCGGTGGCGTCAAGGGCCTGTTCGTCGGCAACGACGGCGGCGGTGGCGTGCTCACCGGACCGACCCTGTGGTCGGTCGGCGCCGACTACCTGACGTCGGACAACAAGGTCGGCTTCGACCAGCCCGCGGTGGCCGAGGCGTTCGGTCGGCTGCACGGGCTGTTCACCAGCGGCTCGCTGCTGCTGGGCGCGCCCACCGACTGGTCGGACCCGTCCGCCATCACCCAGGGCCTGACCGCCATGCAGTGGACCGGGCTCTGGACGCTGCCGACGCTGGCCAAGGAACTGGGCGACGACTTCGCGGTGACCGCGTGGCCGAAGTACAGCTCCTCGGTCGGCGCCCCGTCCGTGCCGATCGGGGCCTACGGCTCCGTGGTGAATGCCAAGGGCGCGAACGTGGATGCGGCCAAGGCGTACGTGAAGTGGCTGTGGGTGGACAACACCGCCGATCAGCTCGACTGGGCGCAGAGCTTCGGCTTCCACATCCCGGCCCGGCAGAGTGTCGCCGCGCAGGCCGACAAGCTCAAGACCGGGGTGGCCGCCGACGCGGTGGCCCTGGTACAGAACTCCGGCCACGCCCAGTCGCCGCTGCTGTGGACCCCGGCCTCCGGGACGGCCATGAGCGACGCGGTCAGCCGCATCATCAAGGACGGCGCCGACCCGGCCGAACAGCTCGGCCAGGTCGCCACCACCGTGCAGTCCGAGCTGCAGCGCGTCGCCGGCTGA
- a CDS encoding AAA family ATPase encodes MTASPAGASSAAAERAFAEFCAAGLWPGLGATTAAQLTAAGITRREQVTVRALTALPRMTERRANRLVTSLIGNEHLLGLVELLLPLELPARWATRLAEALEQSGVSMDAAEALRADPWRLLALPEVTVAQADRLARSLDPDAGRLDARRGRALLEWTMARFERDGHTVTSGDDLGTAVRAFGVDLPSAVAAAVKAGTTTSGPDRSWFSPTELATAEQAIADGLRRLIGSATPWAPTAGSTEAADDTGDDALDETQRAAVDLVAGHGVSVLTGGPGTGKSRTVSAVVALAYRHGRSVALAAPTGRAAKRLEELAGAAASTVHKLLGARPVTDGGSRAGFFDHDADNPLDADLVVVDEASMLDVQLAAALISALPDGTHLLVVGDPAQLPSIGPGQVLADLLASGVVPVTELVTLYRQSEGGSIARLATAVRQGTLPAVDDPTHEVVIVPARGAAEAATRVVQLITDSIPRVFGSAPDQTQVVTPVHRGPAGTQALNKALKAQLNPGPGAVRGFDKGDRVVATANHADATPTGYANGEVGTVVATGDNSLRVAFSGGESEVSGRALGELLHGWAITVHRAQGSEWESVVAVLPPEAGAMLSRPLVYTALTRARRHLSIVHAAGPAVARAVSTIGSRPRRTRLVELLQAP; translated from the coding sequence GTGACGGCTTCACCCGCTGGGGCATCGAGCGCGGCGGCCGAGCGCGCGTTCGCCGAGTTCTGCGCGGCCGGCCTCTGGCCGGGGCTGGGCGCGACGACCGCGGCGCAGCTGACCGCGGCCGGCATCACCCGCCGCGAACAGGTCACGGTCCGGGCGCTGACGGCACTGCCACGGATGACCGAGCGCCGGGCCAACCGGCTGGTGACGTCGCTAATCGGCAACGAACACCTGCTGGGCCTGGTCGAGTTGCTGCTGCCCCTGGAGCTGCCGGCCCGCTGGGCCACCCGGCTGGCCGAAGCCCTGGAGCAGTCCGGGGTCTCGATGGACGCGGCCGAGGCGTTGCGGGCCGACCCGTGGCGGCTGCTGGCCCTGCCGGAGGTCACGGTCGCGCAGGCCGACCGGCTGGCCCGCTCCCTGGACCCGGACGCCGGCCGGCTCGACGCCCGCCGGGGGCGGGCCCTGCTGGAGTGGACCATGGCCCGCTTCGAGCGGGACGGGCACACCGTCACCTCGGGGGACGACCTGGGAACGGCGGTGCGGGCGTTCGGCGTGGACCTGCCGTCGGCCGTCGCCGCGGCCGTCAAAGCGGGGACGACGACGTCCGGGCCGGATCGCAGCTGGTTCTCCCCCACCGAACTCGCCACCGCCGAACAGGCGATCGCCGACGGACTGCGTCGCCTGATCGGCTCGGCCACACCGTGGGCGCCCACGGCCGGGTCGACCGAAGCGGCCGACGACACCGGCGACGACGCGTTGGACGAGACCCAGCGCGCCGCCGTTGATCTCGTGGCCGGGCACGGCGTCAGCGTGCTGACCGGCGGACCGGGGACGGGGAAGAGCCGCACCGTGTCGGCCGTGGTCGCCCTGGCCTACCGGCACGGCCGGAGCGTCGCACTGGCGGCGCCCACCGGCCGCGCGGCCAAGCGCCTGGAGGAGCTGGCGGGGGCCGCGGCCAGCACCGTGCACAAGCTGCTCGGTGCCCGCCCGGTGACGGACGGCGGCTCTCGCGCCGGCTTCTTCGACCACGACGCGGACAACCCGCTGGATGCCGACCTGGTCGTCGTGGACGAAGCCTCCATGCTCGACGTCCAGCTCGCCGCCGCTCTCATCTCGGCCCTGCCGGACGGGACGCATCTGCTGGTGGTGGGGGACCCGGCGCAGCTCCCGTCGATCGGCCCCGGGCAGGTGCTGGCCGATCTGCTGGCCAGCGGGGTGGTGCCGGTGACCGAGCTGGTCACGCTGTACCGGCAGAGCGAGGGCGGGAGCATCGCCCGATTGGCGACGGCCGTCCGGCAGGGCACGCTGCCGGCGGTGGACGACCCGACCCACGAGGTGGTCATCGTCCCGGCGCGCGGTGCGGCCGAGGCCGCGACCCGGGTGGTGCAGCTGATCACCGACTCGATCCCGCGGGTGTTCGGGTCTGCGCCCGATCAGACCCAGGTGGTGACCCCGGTGCACCGGGGACCGGCGGGCACCCAGGCCCTGAACAAGGCCCTCAAGGCGCAGCTCAATCCGGGGCCCGGGGCGGTGCGCGGCTTCGACAAGGGCGACCGCGTGGTGGCCACGGCCAACCACGCCGACGCCACCCCGACCGGGTACGCCAACGGCGAGGTCGGCACCGTCGTGGCCACCGGCGACAACTCGCTGCGGGTGGCGTTCAGCGGGGGCGAGTCCGAGGTGTCCGGCCGGGCGTTGGGTGAACTGCTGCACGGCTGGGCGATCACCGTGCACCGGGCGCAGGGATCGGAGTGGGAGTCGGTCGTCGCCGTCCTGCCCCCGGAGGCCGGTGCCATGCTGTCCCGCCCGCTGGTCTACACGGCGCTGACCCGGGCCAGGCGGCACCTGTCGATCGTGCACGCGGCCGGTCCGGCCGTGGCCCGCGCGGTGTCGACGATCGGGTCCCGACCGCGGCGTACCCGGTTGGTGGAGCTGTTGCAGGCCCCCTGA
- a CDS encoding LLM class F420-dependent oxidoreductase, translated as MRLGLSLGYVTTAAELADNLALAQAAESLGFDVVWVAEAYGSDAVSVLGAIAARTTAIGIGSAVLQIPGRTPAMTAMTAATLDAVSDGRFRLGLGVSGPQVSEGWHGVRFADPVGRTREYVQIIRTALARRRVTAGGEHFTLPLPEGPGKSLVLSLQPVRRDIPVYLAALGPRNLRLVGKLADGWLGIFHDPLTGAATLTTIADAARAAGRDPRDIDICVSVPVSVHDDPQVAADRVRGHAALYLGGMGSREQNFYHRTATAMGFGPEADEVQDRFLRRDYGGAAAAVPFDFLDRTSLLGPVDRIAAGINRLADSGVTTLSVSTFDGELEARIATLATVVAAAEQAGVRE; from the coding sequence GTGCGCTTGGGACTCAGTCTCGGATACGTCACCACCGCCGCCGAACTGGCTGACAACCTCGCCCTCGCCCAGGCCGCGGAGAGCCTCGGCTTCGACGTCGTCTGGGTCGCCGAGGCCTACGGCTCCGACGCGGTCAGCGTCCTCGGGGCCATCGCCGCGCGGACCACGGCCATCGGCATCGGGTCGGCCGTGCTGCAGATCCCCGGCCGCACCCCGGCGATGACGGCCATGACGGCCGCGACCCTGGACGCGGTCTCCGACGGCCGGTTCCGGCTCGGTCTCGGCGTCTCCGGACCGCAGGTCTCCGAGGGGTGGCACGGGGTGCGGTTCGCCGACCCGGTCGGCCGCACCCGCGAGTACGTCCAGATCATCCGGACGGCCCTGGCCCGTCGACGGGTGACCGCCGGCGGCGAGCACTTCACGTTGCCGCTCCCCGAGGGTCCCGGCAAGTCGCTGGTGCTCTCGCTGCAACCCGTCCGCCGGGACATCCCCGTCTACCTGGCCGCGCTCGGCCCCCGGAATCTCCGTCTGGTCGGAAAACTGGCCGACGGCTGGCTCGGCATCTTCCACGACCCGCTCACCGGCGCGGCCACCCTGACCACCATCGCCGACGCCGCCCGCGCCGCCGGCCGTGACCCCCGGGACATCGACATCTGCGTGTCCGTACCGGTGTCCGTCCACGACGATCCGCAGGTCGCCGCCGACCGGGTGCGCGGTCACGCCGCCCTCTACCTGGGCGGTATGGGGTCCCGGGAACAGAACTTCTACCACCGCACCGCGACCGCCATGGGTTTCGGACCGGAGGCCGACGAGGTGCAGGACCGGTTCCTGCGACGGGACTACGGCGGAGCCGCCGCCGCGGTGCCGTTCGACTTCCTCGACCGGACCAGCCTGCTCGGTCCGGTCGATCGGATCGCTGCCGGGATCAACCGACTGGCCGACAGCGGCGTCACCACCCTGAGCGTCTCGACCTTCGACGGTGAACTCGAGGCCCGCATCGCCACCCTGGCCACCGTCGTGGCCGCCGCCGAGCAAGCCGGAGTACGTGAGTGA
- a CDS encoding SCO1664 family protein has translation MLAEGELTVTGRISDASNLTLLATATADLGAVGGPVSVECVYKPVRGERPLWDFPDGTLAARERAAYLVSHAAGWDCVPLTILRPGPYGEGMVQRWITVPDDAEDTVDLLPVDRMVPGWLPVLRAVDMDGSDVVVAHADRPALARLAGFDVVVNNADRKGSHILTSPDGRILGVDHGLCFHTDNKLRTILWGWAGDDLPAEVRDGVGRLRTALDADLGEQLDELLTVTEVTAFRRRLERLLERPVFPRPPTNRTPIPWPPL, from the coding sequence GTGTTGGCCGAGGGTGAACTGACGGTCACGGGCCGGATCAGTGATGCGTCGAACCTGACCCTGCTGGCGACCGCGACCGCCGATCTCGGTGCCGTGGGCGGCCCGGTCTCGGTCGAGTGTGTCTACAAGCCGGTCCGGGGCGAGCGGCCGCTGTGGGACTTCCCCGACGGCACCCTGGCGGCCCGCGAACGCGCCGCCTACCTGGTGTCGCACGCGGCCGGGTGGGACTGCGTCCCCCTGACCATCCTGCGACCCGGCCCCTACGGCGAGGGCATGGTCCAGCGGTGGATCACCGTCCCGGACGACGCCGAGGACACCGTGGACCTGCTACCGGTCGACCGGATGGTGCCCGGGTGGTTGCCCGTCCTGCGGGCCGTCGACATGGACGGCTCCGACGTCGTCGTCGCCCACGCCGACCGCCCCGCGCTGGCCCGGCTGGCCGGGTTCGACGTCGTCGTCAACAACGCCGACCGCAAGGGCTCCCACATCCTGACCAGCCCCGACGGACGCATCCTCGGCGTCGACCACGGCCTGTGCTTCCACACGGACAACAAGTTGCGCACCATCCTGTGGGGGTGGGCCGGCGACGACCTGCCTGCCGAGGTACGCGACGGGGTCGGGCGCCTGCGGACCGCGCTGGACGCCGACCTGGGCGAACAGCTCGACGAACTGCTCACCGTCACCGAGGTGACCGCGTTCCGCCGGCGCCTCGAGCGGCTCCTGGAACGCCCGGTGTTCCCGCGGCCGCCGACCAACCGCACGCCCATTCCCTGGCCGCCGCTGTGA
- a CDS encoding undecaprenyl-diphosphate phosphatase translates to MNIFQALVLGIVEGLTEFLPVSSTGHQTIVAGLMGIKIDDPSVTSFIAVIQVGAILALVLYLWKDIQRLFLAWVRGLRSADQRRDPYYRLAWLVIIGSIPIVIVGVVGRDLVKGPLRSLWVVAAGLILWSFVMLYAEYKARQTRKDTDLTLKDSLLIGGAQALALVPGVSRSGATISAGLILGVDRVTAARFGYMLGIPALAGAAVLETPDALSGGVGLWPTLVGTVVSFVVAYFTVAWMLRFVSRHTIRGFVWYRLGLGALLIVLLSTGVLSATGV, encoded by the coding sequence GTGAACATCTTCCAAGCCCTGGTCCTGGGCATCGTCGAGGGGCTGACCGAGTTCCTCCCCGTGTCCTCGACCGGTCACCAGACCATCGTCGCGGGGCTGATGGGCATCAAGATCGACGACCCGTCGGTGACGTCGTTCATCGCCGTCATCCAGGTCGGCGCCATCCTCGCGCTGGTGCTGTACCTGTGGAAGGACATCCAGCGGCTGTTCCTGGCCTGGGTCCGCGGGCTCCGTTCGGCCGACCAGCGCCGTGACCCGTACTACCGCTTGGCGTGGCTGGTGATCATCGGCTCGATCCCCATCGTCATCGTGGGCGTCGTCGGCCGCGACCTGGTCAAGGGTCCGCTGCGCTCCCTGTGGGTGGTGGCCGCCGGACTGATCCTGTGGAGCTTCGTCATGCTCTACGCGGAGTACAAGGCGCGCCAGACCCGCAAGGACACCGACCTGACGCTGAAGGACTCCCTGCTCATCGGCGGCGCCCAGGCGCTCGCCCTGGTCCCCGGTGTGTCCCGCTCCGGGGCCACCATCTCGGCCGGCCTCATCCTCGGCGTCGACCGGGTGACCGCGGCGCGGTTCGGCTACATGCTGGGGATCCCCGCTCTCGCCGGCGCCGCCGTGCTGGAGACCCCGGACGCGTTGTCGGGCGGGGTGGGCCTCTGGCCGACCCTGGTCGGCACCGTGGTGTCCTTCGTCGTCGCGTACTTCACCGTGGCGTGGATGCTGCGGTTCGTCAGCCGGCACACCATCCGCGGGTTCGTCTGGTACCGGCTAGGTCTGGGCGCGCTGCTGATCGTGCTGCTGTCCACCGGTGTCCTGTCGGCGACGGGGGTCTGA
- a CDS encoding histidine phosphatase family protein — MNAAAPAGTTGATVLLLRHARSTANTAGVLAGRTPGVHLDEHGRGQADSVAGRLADLPVTRIVSSPLDRCRETVGPLAERLGLAVDVDDRLAEVDYGHWSGRPLKDLVSEPLWRVVQGHPSAAAFPGGEAMSFMSARAVAAVRDAVAAAAVPLPPAPDPQADPPAARSAAPATPVVLVCSHGDVLKAILADALGLHLDQFQRIVVAPASLSVVRYTDLRPFVERVNDTGDLTGLRPAPPAADAAGSSSDAVPGGTTR, encoded by the coding sequence GTGAACGCCGCCGCACCCGCCGGGACGACCGGGGCCACGGTCCTGCTGCTCCGGCACGCCCGGTCCACCGCCAACACCGCCGGCGTGCTCGCCGGCCGCACTCCCGGGGTGCACCTCGACGAGCACGGACGGGGGCAGGCGGACAGCGTGGCCGGGCGCCTGGCCGACCTGCCGGTGACCCGCATCGTCTCCTCCCCCCTGGACCGGTGCCGGGAGACCGTCGGACCGCTGGCCGAACGCCTCGGACTGGCCGTCGATGTCGACGACCGGCTCGCCGAGGTCGACTACGGCCATTGGTCGGGTCGGCCCCTGAAGGACCTGGTCTCCGAACCGCTCTGGCGGGTCGTCCAGGGCCACCCGTCCGCCGCCGCCTTCCCGGGCGGGGAGGCCATGTCCTTCATGTCGGCCCGGGCGGTCGCCGCCGTGCGGGACGCCGTCGCCGCTGCCGCCGTGCCGCTGCCCCCGGCCCCCGATCCGCAGGCCGACCCGCCGGCGGCCCGATCGGCCGCACCGGCCACCCCGGTGGTGCTGGTCTGCAGCCACGGGGACGTGCTGAAAGCGATCCTGGCCGACGCCCTCGGACTGCACCTGGACCAGTTCCAGCGGATCGTCGTCGCCCCGGCGTCACTGTCCGTCGTCCGGTACACCGATCTGCGGCCCTTCGTCGAGCGGGTCAACGACACCGGTGACCTGACCGGGCTGCGCCCTGCCCCCCCGGCGGCGGATGCGGCAGGATCGAGTTCGGACGCCGTCCCCGGCGGGACCACCCGCTGA
- a CDS encoding DUF3090 domain-containing protein codes for MSRQVHVFRSPDRFLAGTIGQPGEREFFLQVVDGRRVLSVSCEKQQVAVLADRLGSLITEVAKRFGATADSAAPSGTDPLLTTPVDAEFRVGTMGLAWDGEGSQVIVELLALSEEDVGEEIVLEDREDGPDALRVFLSLGEAQHFADQAQRVVEAGRPPCPLCANPLDAEGHICPRLNGYHRGASG; via the coding sequence ATGTCACGACAGGTCCACGTCTTCCGCTCACCCGATCGTTTCCTCGCCGGAACCATCGGGCAGCCCGGCGAACGCGAATTCTTCCTCCAGGTGGTCGACGGTCGCCGCGTGCTGTCGGTGTCCTGTGAGAAGCAGCAGGTCGCGGTGCTCGCCGACCGGCTCGGCTCACTGATCACCGAGGTGGCCAAGCGCTTCGGCGCGACCGCCGACTCCGCCGCCCCGTCCGGCACCGACCCGCTGCTGACGACCCCGGTCGACGCCGAGTTCCGGGTCGGCACCATGGGCCTGGCCTGGGACGGCGAGGGCTCGCAGGTGATCGTCGAGTTGCTGGCCCTGTCCGAGGAGGACGTCGGCGAGGAGATCGTCCTGGAGGACCGCGAGGACGGTCCCGACGCGCTGCGGGTCTTCCTCTCCCTGGGCGAGGCCCAGCACTTCGCGGACCAGGCCCAGCGGGTCGTGGAGGCCGGTCGGCCACCGTGCCCGCTGTGCGCCAACCCGCTCGACGCCGAGGGTCACATCTGCCCGCGGCTCAACGGATACCACCGCGGTGCGAGCGGCTGA
- a CDS encoding carbohydrate ABC transporter permease codes for MSAPTRSRPVAQRPPLWRRLAGDQNRNLWFWAFVGPFVAGLTVFVYIPILWSVYLSFFDARNTVTPTDFVGFGNYRDMLTDPAFLSSMGTFIVFAAFIVPLTFAASLGLALMIHRVRRFKAFFRSVYFLPTACSYVVAALIWKLSIFNGVRFGLVNTVLSWFGIEPIAWLSVTQPPWYWLVLVTLRLWLQVGFYMILFLAGLQRIPTVLYEAAAVDGAAPGWQTFRYVTFPQLRTTSVAVLVLLLINAFQAFDEFYNLLANAGAAGSGGAYPPYARPPLVYLYYVALGSQQDFGHGSAGAVLLALVIALFTVLQGRLLRFGRNE; via the coding sequence ATGAGCGCTCCGACCCGGTCACGGCCGGTGGCCCAACGGCCACCGCTGTGGCGTCGACTGGCGGGCGACCAGAACCGCAACCTGTGGTTCTGGGCGTTTGTCGGCCCGTTCGTCGCCGGCCTGACCGTCTTCGTCTACATCCCGATCCTGTGGAGCGTCTACCTCAGCTTCTTCGACGCCCGGAACACCGTGACGCCCACCGATTTCGTGGGCTTCGGCAACTACCGCGACATGCTGACGGACCCCGCGTTCCTGTCCAGCATGGGCACGTTCATCGTGTTCGCCGCGTTCATCGTGCCGCTGACGTTCGCGGCGTCCCTGGGCCTGGCCCTGATGATTCACCGGGTCCGGCGGTTCAAGGCGTTCTTCCGGTCGGTCTACTTCCTGCCCACCGCCTGCTCGTACGTGGTCGCCGCGCTGATCTGGAAGCTGTCGATCTTCAACGGGGTCCGGTTCGGTCTGGTCAACACGGTGCTCAGCTGGTTCGGCATCGAACCGATCGCCTGGCTGTCGGTGACCCAACCACCCTGGTACTGGCTGGTTCTCGTCACCTTGCGGCTGTGGCTGCAGGTCGGCTTCTACATGATCCTGTTCCTGGCCGGGCTGCAGCGCATCCCCACCGTGCTCTACGAGGCAGCCGCGGTCGACGGCGCCGCCCCCGGCTGGCAGACGTTCCGGTACGTCACCTTCCCGCAGCTGCGGACGACGTCGGTGGCCGTACTGGTGCTGTTGCTCATCAACGCGTTCCAGGCGTTCGACGAGTTTTACAACCTGCTGGCCAACGCGGGCGCGGCGGGCAGCGGCGGCGCCTACCCGCCGTACGCCCGGCCGCCACTGGTCTACCTCTACTACGTGGCCCTGGGCAGCCAACAGGACTTCGGCCACGGCAGTGCCGGCGCGGTGCTGCTGGCCCTGGTGATCGCACTGTTCACCGTGCTGCAGGGGCGCCTGCTGCGGTTCGGACGCAACGAATGA
- a CDS encoding DUF5703 family protein, with translation METNDDFEYRPLRIDPSMSRAAAATMLAVRAEFSGWELARVLKYSDGTRRVWLRRKRSPGLLPDLTP, from the coding sequence ATCGAGACGAACGACGACTTCGAGTACCGGCCGTTGCGCATCGACCCGAGCATGTCCCGGGCGGCCGCGGCGACGATGCTGGCCGTGCGGGCCGAGTTCTCCGGCTGGGAACTGGCCCGCGTGCTCAAGTACTCCGACGGCACCCGCCGGGTGTGGTTGCGCCGCAAGCGCTCCCCCGGCCTGCTGCCCGACCTGACCCCGTGA
- a CDS encoding carbohydrate ABC transporter permease, producing MTATDSDRRTPAAGRRPQAGIRLGRAQRTGQALRFVALLLGAVVFLVPFYLLVRNGLSTNADITAPTWRLLPTQVQWGNVGELFADPAVPMLRSLVNSLLVSVVQTTGTIVLSGLAGYGLARIPVRYAGVVSGLIVATLLIPAAVTFVPTFVVVSSLGWVSSLRGLIVPGLFQALATFLFRQYFLNFPRELEDAGRVDGLNYWGVFWRIVLPNSKGFVAAVATITFIGSWNAFLWPLVIAQDSSSWTVQIALSTFLTSQTINLHELFLAAVFSILPLLLIFIGLQRFIVQGVESTGINR from the coding sequence ATGACGGCAACGGACTCGGACCGGCGGACCCCGGCAGCGGGCCGCCGCCCGCAGGCGGGCATCCGCCTCGGACGGGCCCAGCGGACCGGGCAGGCCCTGCGCTTCGTCGCCCTGCTGCTCGGCGCGGTGGTGTTCCTGGTCCCGTTCTACCTGCTGGTCCGCAACGGTCTGTCGACCAACGCCGACATCACCGCACCCACCTGGCGCCTGCTGCCCACGCAGGTGCAGTGGGGCAACGTCGGTGAACTGTTCGCCGACCCCGCCGTGCCCATGCTGCGCAGCCTGGTCAACTCGCTGCTGGTGTCCGTTGTGCAGACCACGGGCACCATCGTGCTGTCGGGGCTCGCCGGCTACGGGTTGGCCCGCATCCCGGTCCGGTACGCGGGCGTCGTGTCCGGGCTGATCGTCGCCACCCTGCTCATCCCGGCCGCGGTGACGTTCGTGCCCACCTTCGTCGTCGTCTCCAGCCTGGGCTGGGTCAGCAGCTTGCGCGGCCTCATCGTCCCCGGCCTGTTCCAGGCGCTGGCGACCTTCCTGTTCCGGCAGTACTTCCTCAACTTCCCCCGGGAACTGGAGGACGCCGGGCGCGTCGACGGGCTGAACTACTGGGGGGTGTTCTGGCGGATCGTGCTACCGAACTCGAAGGGGTTCGTCGCTGCCGTCGCGACCATCACCTTCATCGGATCCTGGAACGCGTTCCTGTGGCCGTTGGTGATCGCGCAGGACTCGTCGTCCTGGACGGTGCAGATCGCGTTGTCGACGTTCCTGACGTCCCAGACGATCAACCTGCACGAGCTGTTCCTGGCGGCCGTCTTCTCGATCCTGCCGTTGTTGCTGATCTTCATCGGGCTCCAGCGGTTCATCGTGCAGGGCGTCGAGTCGACCGGCATCAACCGCTGA